Genomic DNA from Perognathus longimembris pacificus isolate PPM17 chromosome 6, ASM2315922v1, whole genome shotgun sequence:
ggggggcggagcCTCTTGCCCTGAGTCCCACAAGGCTGAGGGGCGCTGGGGGGGCGGAGCCTCGTGCCCTGGGTCCCACAAGGATGAGGGGCACAGGTGTAAGGGAAGGCCCTGAGTCCCACAAGGCTGAGGggcgctgggggctggggggggcggagccTCGTGCCCTGGGTCCCACAAGGCTGAGGGGCGCTGGGGGGGCGGAGCCTCGTGCCCTGGGTCCCACAAGGATGAGGGGCACAGGTGTAAGGGAAGGCCCTGAGTCCCACAAGGCTGAGGggcgctgggggctgggggggcggagcCTCGTGCCCAGGGCACACAGCAAGGTGTCTGCTGAGGTTCGGAGGAGCACGGAGGTCAGGAGGTCGGGGTGGCCCACTCTAGGAACTTTAATCGGGCTCGGGGTGTGACTCTGCCCCGTGAACAGAGCCCAGGACACGGCCGCAGCCTCACCACCAATTCCAGTCCCACAAGGCAGGCGCTCCCTCAAGACGTCTCACAGGAGGCTCGGGAGCTGGGGGGCAGCAGGCAAGGGCTGTGACCCCCCGAGCCCGGAGCCAGGGGCATGCAGCCCCCCGGGGCCCCCCGACTCTGTGCCTAGATCATGCCGGCCAGCCAGGGCGGCAGGAAGAGGCCCACGGTGCCCAGCAAGCAGACGATGATGAACATCCAGAGGAAGACGCGGTCGATGACCATGGCCACGTACTTCCAGTCCTCCTTCACCTGCGAACAGACACAGGGTCACTCCGGCTGGGCCGGGGGTCTGTGGACACACGAGTAGGGGACGAGAACGCAGCTCGCATGCCGCTTGAGGAGCAAGTGGAGCggcagccggggtgggggggggcagggtcagCGTCCCCAGTCTAGGGGCGTGTGCCCtgatttttcaaaataatgacCAGCCTCCTGTCAGTGCTGGGCCGGGCTCTGGTCAGGAAAGGGCCCTTCCCCCGGtcctggggctgtgtggaaggtagcccctcccaccttccggcttcaaccggaagagaagcaaagcagcccccgcccctgggggcgagcacgtgtgcaatggcggggatcccagaaacccagtccttggggggctgtggtctccgcccatagaggaagtcccgtgacatcacctgagggacggTCCTTGTAgccaaccagtggcccctctcctgGGCCCACCtttgggggtataaattgttagcccttccctttattaaaccagaatgCCCATGAGGTTTCTCCGGGACTCCCACGcgccccgtgtcttccttgggatggGAATGGGGCAGGGGTCTCGCGACCACATGCGAACTGAGGCTGCTGTGGGTCCCCGCTTCCGCGaataatccctactggccaggggacgtgagagagcgagagaggacCACATGGAAGAGgcggacaagcccaggaccccccccccacgtggatgggggcgtagagcgaagcccggcaggtCTCTGTGACCAAGAACTTTCTGGAAACGTCACCGTTTCACTGGTTTCACTGTTCCTTGGGGTTCAGGGAGCAGTGACTCTGAGGAGCTCTAGCCCCTCTTCTCCCCAGGGCTTTCTCACTTTGGGGGAGACCCAGGTCAGGTGGGCCGAGGCCAGGGGGTCTCCAGGTGAGGAAGGAGTGAGAGAAGCCAGCAGTGAGACCTGAGTCCCAGGGTGGTGGCAGGGGCCAGTCCAGGGCAAGGTCACTGGGGACTTGACGTAGGCCCAGGGCCAGGcagagctgcccgccccccccccccgcatgctgACTGCaggtccctcctcccccccagcccccctcctatgctgaatgtggggggagggggttgcctCTGCCCACCTAGACAGCCTCACACAGCGTGAGACATCAGGGGTTCGGAGTGCCGCCCAGCTCAGGGGTCCTGAATCTCAGCCTCGCGTGAACCCTGACCCTGGCCTGGAGACCCAGGTGTGACAGGCAGAGGAGTGGAAGACAGGCGACTTGCCCTGCTGGTGGAGGTTGGGCAGGCCCTGCCCCAACCGGCCTGCTGGGGCCACAAGACAGCCTCACGCAGCACAGCCGCTCCTCTGCCACCAGACCCTCGCCCGGGGCACGGCGGGTGGGAGGAGGCAGCgtgggccccgcccctcgcccgggCATGGCGGGTGGGAGGAGGCAGCgtgggccccgcccctcgcccgggCACGGCGGGTGGGAGGAGGCAGCgtgggccccgcccctcgcccgggCACGGCGGGTGGGAGGAGGCAGCgtgggccccgcccctcgcccgggCACGGCGGGTGGGAGACGGCAGCgtgggccccgcccctcgcccgggCACGGCGGGTGGGAGACGGCAGCGTGGGCCCCGCCCCTTGCCTGGGCACGGCGGGTGGTAGTGCCCACTGGCCAGCAGGGGTCCTAAGCTGCCCCCAGGAAGCCCCGTGAGTGCCCGGGGGGCAGTGTTGCCTGTCCCACACGCCCCAGGATGGGCCAGTTCTGGCACCTGGTGGGCGGcgccccagcccctgcccgccAGCCGCTCTGGCCCCCACCCTGTGTCACCCGGCTCAGCTCAGGGGCCCACGGGGCTCTGGGCAGAAGGCACATAAGGTGCCCTCCAGCTGAGCAGCCGTGGTCTGGGGACTGGGTTTCCAGATCACGCGCTGGAAACAAAGGGCATTCGACGGTCCCAGCTGGGCCACAGCCTcctctcagccccagccccaggcggaGACTTACCGAGAAATCTGTGTCTTCTGCCTTCAAGTGGTCTGCAATGTACTGAACCCCCTCTACCGCCCGCATCAGGGCCGGGGACAGCGGCAGGGGACTGGCTGGGGCCTTGGCGCCTTGGGTCTTGAGCACGGTGACCGGGAACACGGGTGGGGGCTCCTTGCAGGAGCATTTGCAGGGAGatggccgggctgggctggggagctGGGTCCAGCGGGGCTTCAGCGACGTGGGGGAGCCAGCTGGTGGACCTTCGGCCGGAGAAGCAGGGCCGTCTCGGGGAGCACAGCACTGGATGCTTCGAGACCGGTACCGGACACTGACCTCCGCCGCCTCCCCGGGGCTGGACACGTGCTGGACGCTCAGGGACCTGGCTTTGACGAGCCCGGGGGCCCCGGCACTGTTGGGCAGCCCACGCGAACCGGGCGAGTGACCGGGGCTGGTCTGCTTGGTCTCCGAGGACTGGGTAGCGGGAGCCTGGTCGGAGGGCGGCTTGCAGACGGGCCGGGGCTCCGCCGGTGTGTCTGGAGGGGCACAGAAGGACGGGCTGGGCGACGGGCCGGCGATGCCGTGGGCATCACCTGGGATGCCAGGCTGGCCCTCCGGCTCGGGCCAGAAACGGGGGGTGTTGGCCATCTTGTGCATGGACTCGATGAGCCGCCGGCAGTTGTCTTTCACCACGGACGGCCGCTTCATGAAGAG
This window encodes:
- the LOC125353963 gene encoding neuronal acetylcholine receptor subunit alpha-4-like, encoding MKFGSWTYDKAKIDLVSMHSRVDQLDFWESGEWVIVDAVGTYNTRKYECCAEIYPDITYAFVIRRLPLFYTINLIVPCLLISCLTVLVFYLPSECGEKITLCISVLLSLTVFLLLITEIIPSTSLVIPLIGEYLLFTMIFVTLSIIITVFVLNVHHRSPRTHTMPAWVRRVFLDIVPRLLFMKRPSVVKDNCRRLIESMHKMANTPRFWPEPEGQPGIPGDAHGIAGPSPSPSFCAPPDTPAEPRPVCKPPSDQAPATQSSETKQTSPGHSPGSRGLPNSAGAPGLVKARSLSVQHVSSPGEAAEVSVRYRSRSIQCCAPRDGPASPAEGPPAGSPTSLKPRWTQLPSPARPSPCKCSCKEPPPVFPVTVLKTQGAKAPASPLPLSPALMRAVEGVQYIADHLKAEDTDFSVKEDWKYVAMVIDRVFLWMFIIVCLLGTVGLFLPPWLAGMI